The following is a genomic window from Gammaproteobacteria bacterium.
GCTGAGAGTTTCAACTCGACCCTCGAATGGGAGGTCTTGTCACGCCAGCATTTCGCCACCAAAGCCCAGGCTCGCAGCGCAGTCGCCGCGTTCATCGACGCCTACAACCACCAGCGTCGCCACAGCAGCTGCGAGATGAAACCACCCGCCGTCTACGAACAGATCCTCGCTGAGCGAGCAGCCCAGGAACGAGCAGCATGAAAACCGTTCTCTCACAGCAACCTCGGCGCCCTCG
Proteins encoded in this region:
- a CDS encoding transposase; this translates as MRPPLEPGEYTGDTFAKACEALGVIQSMGRVGSALDNAAAESFNSTLEWEVLSRQHFATKAQARSAVAAFIDAYNHQRRHSSCEMKPPAVYEQILAERAAQERAA